The proteins below come from a single Cervus elaphus chromosome 4, mCerEla1.1, whole genome shotgun sequence genomic window:
- the CARMIL2 gene encoding capping protein, Arp2/3 and myosin-I linker protein 2 isoform X5 — MAQTPDGISCELRGEITKFLWPKEAELLLKTWLPEREGAEQGHVLALLRWRAYLLHTCLPLRVDCTFSYLEVQAMVLQETPPQVTFELESLPELVLEFTGVAALEQLAQHVAAAIRKVFPRSTLGKLFRRPTPPSMLARLEKSSSSEATSPSSPCGGFSETYEALCDYNGFPFREEIQWDVDTIYHRQGCRHFSLGDFSHLGSRDLALSVAALSYNLWFRCLSCVDMKLSLEVSEQILHMMNQSSHLEELVLETCGLRGDFVRRLAQALAGHSSSGLRELSLAGNLLDDRGVAALSRHLEKHPGALRRLSLAQTGLTPRGMRALGRALASNSAFDSALIHLDLSGNPGALGASEDHGGLYSFLSRPNVLTFLNLAGTDTALDTLFGALSRGGCSSLAHLDASRNVFSRTKSRAAPDALQLFLSRTGTLRYLGLAGCKLPPDALRALLEGLALNTHLNDLHLDLSTCELRSAGAQVIQDLVCDAGAVSSLDLADNGFGSDMVTLVLAIGRSRSLRHVALGRNFNVRCKETLDDVLHRIVQLMQDDDCPLQSLSVAESRLKLGAGVLLRALGTNPNLTALDISGNAMGDTGAKMLAKALRVNTRLRSVVWDRNHTSALGLLDVAQALEQNRSLKAMPLPLNDVAQAQRSRPELTARAVHQIQACLLRNNRTDHTSTDGASRPKPLGLGSDPSEQEVNELCQSVQEHVELLGCGAGPQGEAAVHQAEDAIQNANFSLSILPILYEAGSSPSHQWQLRQKLEGLLGQVGEVCRRDIQDFTQATLDTTRSLCPQTLQGPRWREQLEGVLGGSRGLPELLPEHLLQDAFTRLRDMRLSVTGTLAESIVAQAVAGLSAARDRLVESLAQQATEAVPPVVPALDGDESSPLGPGELEGLFFPEEKEKEDEEEQKDESPPQKWPESLHCLHVDSSTHSAAEEPEPELAAPGEDAEPQAGPSARGSPSPAAPGPPAGPLPRMDLPPSGQPLRHPTRTRPRPRRQHHHRPPPGGPQVPPALPQEGNGLSARVDEGVEEFFSKRLIHQDRLWAPEEDPAAEGGTTPVPRTLRKKLGTLFAFKKPRSTRGSRPDLETSPGAAPRSRKTTLGDLLRPPARPGRGEEPAGAEGGTGSPDPTRRSRPRYTRESKAYSLILLPAEEEETVGARPDKRRPLERGDTELAPSFEQRVQVMLQRIGVSRSSGSAEGKRKQSKDGEIKKAGSDGDIMDSSTEAPPISIKSRTHSVSADPSCRPGSGSQGPESATWKTLGQQLNAELRSRGWGRQDGPGPPSPCPSPSPRRSSPSPDSLGLPEDPCLGSRNEERPLRLQRSPVLKRRPKLEAPPSPSIGSGLEAEPLPPQSTEPSSPPSPATNQRGGGPNP, encoded by the exons ATGGCCCAGACCCCCGACGGCATATCCTGCGAGCTGCGAG GCGAGATCACCAAGTTCCTGTGGCCCAAGGAGGCAGAACTGCTGCTGAAAACCTGGCTGCCAGAGCGGGAGGGTGCCGAGCAAGGTCATGTCCTG GCGCTGCTCCGATGGAGAGCCTACCTGCTCCACACCTGCCTCCCTCTGAGG GTGGACTGCACATTCAGCTACCTGGAGGTCCAGGCCATGGTGCTGCAGGAGACACCCCCTCAG gtcacCTTTGAGCTGGAGTCCCTGCCTGAACTGGTCCTGGAGTTTACTGGTGTGGCTGCCCTGGAACAGCTGGCCCAGCACGTCGCTGCTGCCATCAGGAAGGTCTTCCCTCGCTCAACCCTTGG GAAACTCTTCCGGAGGCCCACACCCCCCTCCATGCTGGCTCGGCTGGAGAAAAGCAGCTCCTCAGAAGCCACCTCACCCAGCAGCCCCTGTG GGGGCTTCTCGGAGACATACGAGGCCCTGTGTGACTACAATGGCTTCCCCTTCCGAGAGGAGATTCAGTGG GATGTGGACACCATCTACCATCGTCAGGGCTGCCGCCATTTCAGCCTAGGAGACttcagccatctgggaagtcG GGACCTGGCCTTGAGTGTGGCTGCCCTGTCCTACAACCTCTGGTTCCGGTGCCTCTCCTGCGTGGACATGAAGCTG AGCCTTGAGGTCTCAGAACAGATTCTGCACATGATGAATCAGTCATCCCACCTGGAGGAGCTGGTGCTGGAGACCTGTGGCCTGAGGGG AGACTTTGTCCGACGACTGGCCCAGGCACTGGCGGGACATAGCAGCTCGGGACTGCGGGAGCTCAGCCTGGCCGGGAACCTGCTGGATGACCGAG GTGTGGCTGCCCTTAGCAGACACCTAGAGAAGCATCCTGGAGCCCTGAGGAGACTCAGCCTAGCGCAGACTGGGTTGACGCCGCGAG GAATGAGGGCTCTAGGCCGGGCACTGGCTTCCAATTCAGCCTTTGACTCTGCCCTGATCCACTTGGACCTTTCCGGGAACCCCGGGGCACTAGGGGCTTCGGAGGACCATGGG GGCCTCTATAGTTTCCTGAGCCGTCCTAACGTTCTGACGTTCCTGAATCTCGCAGGCACCGACACCGCCCTGGACACT CTCTTCGGGGCGCTGTCCCGCGGCGGCTGCTCCAGCCTGGCGCACCTCGACGCCTCAAGGAACGTCTTCTCCCGCAC gaaGTCCCGGGCTGCGCCCGATGCCCTGCAACTCTTCCTCAGCCGCACCGGGACGCTTCGGTACctgggcctggcgggctgcaaacTGCCACCCGACGCACTCAG GGCGCTTCTGGAAGGCCTGGCGCTCAACACGCACCTGAATGACCTACACCTGGACCTTAGCACGTGTGAG CTGCGCTCGGCGGGTGCTCAGGTGATACAAGACTTAGTGTGTGATGCTGGTGCAGTGAGCTCCCTGGATCTGGCAGATAATG GCTTTGGCTCAGACATGGTGACTCTGGTGCTGGCCATCGGGAGGAGTCGGTCCCTGCGACACGTGGCGCTTGGAAGGAACTTCAACGTCCGGTGCAA GGAGACCCTGGACGATGTCCTGCACCGGATTGTTCAGCTCATGCAGGATGACGACTGT CCCCTGCAGTCTCTGTCCGTGGCTGAGTCACGGCTGAAGCTGGGCGCCGGCGTCCTGCTCCGGGCCCTGGGCACCAATCCTAACCTGACAGCCCTGGATATCAGCGGCAACGCCATGGGGGATACGGGTGCCAAGATGCTGGCCAAGGCGCTTCGGGTCAACACGAGGCTCCG GTCTGTGGTCTGGGACCGAAACCACACATCTGCTCTGGGCCTGCTGGACGTGGCACAGGCCCTGGAACAGAACCGCAGCCTGAAGGCCATGCCTCTGCCTCTGAACGATGTGGCCCAGGCTCAACGCAGCCGTCCTGAACTGACAGCACGGGCCGTGCATCAG ATCCAAGCCTGTCTCTTGAGGAACAATCGCACAGACCACACCTCTACCGACGGCGCCTCCCGCCCGAAGCCCCTGGGTCTGGGGTCAGACCCCTCCGAGCAG GAAGTGAACGAACTGTGTCAGTCGGTGCAGGAGCACGTGGAGCTGCTGGGCTGTGGGGCTGGACCCCAGGGTGAAGCCGCTGTGCACCAGGCTGAGGATGCCATCCAAAACGCCAACTTCTCTCTCAGC ATTCTCCCCATTCTCTATGAGGCTGGGAGTTCCCCGAGCCACCAGTGGCAGCTGCGGCAGAAGCTGGAAGGCCTCCTGGGACAGGTGGGAGAGGTGTGCCGCCGGGACATTCAG GACTTCACTCAGGCCACACTGGACACAACAAGGAGCCTCTGTCCACAGACATTGCAGGGTCCCAGGTGGAGGGAGCAGCTAGAGGGGGTCCTCGGGGGCTCAAGGGGTCTCCCAGAGCTGCTCCCAGAGCACCTGCTGCAAGATGCCTTCACTCGGCTCAG GGACATGCGCCTGTCAGTCACAGGGACCTTGGCAGAGAGCATTGTGGCTCAGGCTGTGGCAGGTCTGAGTGCAGCCCGGGATCGGCTG GTGGAGAGTCTGGCTCAGCAGGCAACAGAGGCAGTGCCCCCTGTCGTACCGGCACTGGATGGAGACGAGTCCAGCCCCCTTGGGCCTGGGGAATTGGAAGGTCTTTTCTTTcctgaggagaaagaaaaggaagatgaagaggAGCAGAAA GATGAAAGTCCTCCACAGAAATGGCCTGAATCCCTCCACTGTCTTCACGTGGACTCCTCCACTCACA GTGCTGCTGAGGAGCCGGAGCCCGAGCTGGCGGCTCCGGGGGAAGATGCAGAGCCGCAGGCGGGGCCATCCGCTCGTGGCTCGCCGAGCCCCGCCGCCCCTGGGCCCCCGGCCGGCCCGTTGCCTCGCATGGACCTGCCACCCTCCGGGCAACCCCTGCGCCATCCGACCCGGACCCGACCACGGCCGCGGCGCCAGCACCACCATCGCCCGCCGCCGGGGGGCCCCCAG gtgcccccagccctgccgcaGGAAGGGAATGGGCTCAGTGCCCGCGTGGATGAGGGTGTGGAGGAATTCTTCTCCAAAAGGCTGATCCACCAGGATCGCCT CTGGGCCCCGGAGGAGGACCCGGCAGCCGAGGGGGGTACCACCCCTGTCCCCCGTACACTTCGCAAGAAGCTGGGCACACTCTTTGCCTTCAAGAAGCCTCGTTCAACACGTGGGTCACGACCTGATCTTGAGACCAGCCCTGGAGCAGCTCCCCGCTCTCGAAAAACCACACTCGGGGACTTGCTTCGGCCACCAGCCCGTCCTGGCCGTGGTGAGGAGCCTGCTGGGGCTGAGGGGGGCACCGGCAGCCCAGACCCAACCCGCAGGAGTCGCCCTCGATACACCCGTGAAAGCAAGGCCTACTCCCTGATACTGCTCCCtgctgaggaggaggagacagtggGTGCCAGGCCCGACAAG CGGCGGCCCCTGGAGCGGGGAGACACAGAGCTGGCCCCATCCTTTGAGCAGCGAGTACAAGTGATGCTGCAGAGGATCGGCGTGAGCAGAAGCAGCGGGAGTGCCGAAGGCAAGAGGAAGCAA AGCAAAGATGGAGAGATCAAGAAGGCTGGCTCGGATG GTGACATTATGGACAGTTCCACAGAGGCTCCTCCTATCTCGATCAAGTCCCGCACCCACTCTGTGTCTGCTG ACCCTTCATGCAGACCTGGGTCAGGGAGCCAAGGGCCCGAGTCTGCCACCTGGAAGACACTGGGGCAGCAGCTGAACGCCGAGCTCAGGAGCCGTGGTTGGGGCCGACAGGATGGTCCGGGCCCCCCGTCCCCATGTCCCAGCCCAAGCCCCCGAAGATCCAGCCCCTCCCCAGACAGCCTGGGCCTTCCAGAGGATCCCTGCTTAGGCTCCAGGAATGAAG AACGGCCCCTGAGGCTACAGCGCTCCCCTGTCCTCAAGCGCAGGCCAAAGCTTGAGGCGCCTCCATCTCCAAGCATAG GATCTGGCCTTGAAGCCGAGCCTCTACCCCCCCAGTCTACAGAGCCCTCCAGCCCACCCTCCCCAGCCACAAACCAAAGAGGCGGCGGCCCCAACCCCTGA
- the CARMIL2 gene encoding capping protein, Arp2/3 and myosin-I linker protein 2 isoform X6 has product MVLQETPPQVTFELESLPELVLEFTGVAALEQLAQHVAAAIRKVFPRSTLGKLFRRPTPPSMLARLEKSSSSEATSPSSPCGGFSETYEALCDYNGFPFREEIQWDVDTIYHRQGCRHFSLGDFSHLGSRDLALSVAALSYNLWFRCLSCVDMKLSLEVSEQILHMMNQSSHLEELVLETCGLRGDFVRRLAQALAGHSSSGLRELSLAGNLLDDRGVAALSRHLEKHPGALRRLSLAQTGLTPRGMRALGRALASNSAFDSALIHLDLSGNPGALGASEDHGGLYSFLSRPNVLTFLNLAGTDTALDTLFGALSRGGCSSLAHLDASRNVFSRTKSRAAPDALQLFLSRTGTLRYLGLAGCKLPPDALRALLEGLALNTHLNDLHLDLSTCELRSAGAQVIQDLVCDAGAVSSLDLADNGFGSDMVTLVLAIGRSRSLRHVALGRNFNVRCKETLDDVLHRIVQLMQDDDCPLQSLSVAESRLKLGAGVLLRALGTNPNLTALDISGNAMGDTGAKMLAKALRVNTRLRSVVWDRNHTSALGLLDVAQALEQNRSLKAMPLPLNDVAQAQRSRPELTARAVHQIQACLLRNNRTDHTSTDGASRPKPLGLGSDPSEQEVNELCQSVQEHVELLGCGAGPQGEAAVHQAEDAIQNANFSLSILPILYEAGSSPSHQWQLRQKLEGLLGQVGEVCRRDIQDFTQATLDTTRSLCPQTLQGPRWREQLEGVLGGSRGLPELLPEHLLQDAFTRLRDMRLSVTGTLAESIVAQAVAGLSAARDRLVESLAQQATEAVPPVVPALDGDESSPLGPGELEGLFFPEEKEKEDEEEQKDESPPQKWPESLHCLHVDSSTHSAAEEPEPELAAPGEDAEPQAGPSARGSPSPAAPGPPAGPLPRMDLPPSGQPLRHPTRTRPRPRRQHHHRPPPGGPQVPPALPQEGNGLSARVDEGVEEFFSKRLIHQDRLWAPEEDPAAEGGTTPVPRTLRKKLGTLFAFKKPRSTRGSRPDLETSPGAAPRSRKTTLGDLLRPPARPGRGEEPAGAEGGTGSPDPTRRSRPRYTRESKAYSLILLPAEEEETVGARPDKRRPLERGDTELAPSFEQRVQVMLQRIGVSRSSGSAEGKRKQSKDGEIKKAGSDGDIMDSSTEAPPISIKSRTHSVSADPSCRPGSGSQGPESATWKTLGQQLNAELRSRGWGRQDGPGPPSPCPSPSPRRSSPSPDSLGLPEDPCLGSRNEDGRLRPQPRLAGRRAVSVHEDQLQAPAERPLRLQRSPVLKRRPKLEAPPSPSIGSGLEAEPLPPQSTEPSSPPSPATNQRGGGPNP; this is encoded by the exons ATGGTGCTGCAGGAGACACCCCCTCAG gtcacCTTTGAGCTGGAGTCCCTGCCTGAACTGGTCCTGGAGTTTACTGGTGTGGCTGCCCTGGAACAGCTGGCCCAGCACGTCGCTGCTGCCATCAGGAAGGTCTTCCCTCGCTCAACCCTTGG GAAACTCTTCCGGAGGCCCACACCCCCCTCCATGCTGGCTCGGCTGGAGAAAAGCAGCTCCTCAGAAGCCACCTCACCCAGCAGCCCCTGTG GGGGCTTCTCGGAGACATACGAGGCCCTGTGTGACTACAATGGCTTCCCCTTCCGAGAGGAGATTCAGTGG GATGTGGACACCATCTACCATCGTCAGGGCTGCCGCCATTTCAGCCTAGGAGACttcagccatctgggaagtcG GGACCTGGCCTTGAGTGTGGCTGCCCTGTCCTACAACCTCTGGTTCCGGTGCCTCTCCTGCGTGGACATGAAGCTG AGCCTTGAGGTCTCAGAACAGATTCTGCACATGATGAATCAGTCATCCCACCTGGAGGAGCTGGTGCTGGAGACCTGTGGCCTGAGGGG AGACTTTGTCCGACGACTGGCCCAGGCACTGGCGGGACATAGCAGCTCGGGACTGCGGGAGCTCAGCCTGGCCGGGAACCTGCTGGATGACCGAG GTGTGGCTGCCCTTAGCAGACACCTAGAGAAGCATCCTGGAGCCCTGAGGAGACTCAGCCTAGCGCAGACTGGGTTGACGCCGCGAG GAATGAGGGCTCTAGGCCGGGCACTGGCTTCCAATTCAGCCTTTGACTCTGCCCTGATCCACTTGGACCTTTCCGGGAACCCCGGGGCACTAGGGGCTTCGGAGGACCATGGG GGCCTCTATAGTTTCCTGAGCCGTCCTAACGTTCTGACGTTCCTGAATCTCGCAGGCACCGACACCGCCCTGGACACT CTCTTCGGGGCGCTGTCCCGCGGCGGCTGCTCCAGCCTGGCGCACCTCGACGCCTCAAGGAACGTCTTCTCCCGCAC gaaGTCCCGGGCTGCGCCCGATGCCCTGCAACTCTTCCTCAGCCGCACCGGGACGCTTCGGTACctgggcctggcgggctgcaaacTGCCACCCGACGCACTCAG GGCGCTTCTGGAAGGCCTGGCGCTCAACACGCACCTGAATGACCTACACCTGGACCTTAGCACGTGTGAG CTGCGCTCGGCGGGTGCTCAGGTGATACAAGACTTAGTGTGTGATGCTGGTGCAGTGAGCTCCCTGGATCTGGCAGATAATG GCTTTGGCTCAGACATGGTGACTCTGGTGCTGGCCATCGGGAGGAGTCGGTCCCTGCGACACGTGGCGCTTGGAAGGAACTTCAACGTCCGGTGCAA GGAGACCCTGGACGATGTCCTGCACCGGATTGTTCAGCTCATGCAGGATGACGACTGT CCCCTGCAGTCTCTGTCCGTGGCTGAGTCACGGCTGAAGCTGGGCGCCGGCGTCCTGCTCCGGGCCCTGGGCACCAATCCTAACCTGACAGCCCTGGATATCAGCGGCAACGCCATGGGGGATACGGGTGCCAAGATGCTGGCCAAGGCGCTTCGGGTCAACACGAGGCTCCG GTCTGTGGTCTGGGACCGAAACCACACATCTGCTCTGGGCCTGCTGGACGTGGCACAGGCCCTGGAACAGAACCGCAGCCTGAAGGCCATGCCTCTGCCTCTGAACGATGTGGCCCAGGCTCAACGCAGCCGTCCTGAACTGACAGCACGGGCCGTGCATCAG ATCCAAGCCTGTCTCTTGAGGAACAATCGCACAGACCACACCTCTACCGACGGCGCCTCCCGCCCGAAGCCCCTGGGTCTGGGGTCAGACCCCTCCGAGCAG GAAGTGAACGAACTGTGTCAGTCGGTGCAGGAGCACGTGGAGCTGCTGGGCTGTGGGGCTGGACCCCAGGGTGAAGCCGCTGTGCACCAGGCTGAGGATGCCATCCAAAACGCCAACTTCTCTCTCAGC ATTCTCCCCATTCTCTATGAGGCTGGGAGTTCCCCGAGCCACCAGTGGCAGCTGCGGCAGAAGCTGGAAGGCCTCCTGGGACAGGTGGGAGAGGTGTGCCGCCGGGACATTCAG GACTTCACTCAGGCCACACTGGACACAACAAGGAGCCTCTGTCCACAGACATTGCAGGGTCCCAGGTGGAGGGAGCAGCTAGAGGGGGTCCTCGGGGGCTCAAGGGGTCTCCCAGAGCTGCTCCCAGAGCACCTGCTGCAAGATGCCTTCACTCGGCTCAG GGACATGCGCCTGTCAGTCACAGGGACCTTGGCAGAGAGCATTGTGGCTCAGGCTGTGGCAGGTCTGAGTGCAGCCCGGGATCGGCTG GTGGAGAGTCTGGCTCAGCAGGCAACAGAGGCAGTGCCCCCTGTCGTACCGGCACTGGATGGAGACGAGTCCAGCCCCCTTGGGCCTGGGGAATTGGAAGGTCTTTTCTTTcctgaggagaaagaaaaggaagatgaagaggAGCAGAAA GATGAAAGTCCTCCACAGAAATGGCCTGAATCCCTCCACTGTCTTCACGTGGACTCCTCCACTCACA GTGCTGCTGAGGAGCCGGAGCCCGAGCTGGCGGCTCCGGGGGAAGATGCAGAGCCGCAGGCGGGGCCATCCGCTCGTGGCTCGCCGAGCCCCGCCGCCCCTGGGCCCCCGGCCGGCCCGTTGCCTCGCATGGACCTGCCACCCTCCGGGCAACCCCTGCGCCATCCGACCCGGACCCGACCACGGCCGCGGCGCCAGCACCACCATCGCCCGCCGCCGGGGGGCCCCCAG gtgcccccagccctgccgcaGGAAGGGAATGGGCTCAGTGCCCGCGTGGATGAGGGTGTGGAGGAATTCTTCTCCAAAAGGCTGATCCACCAGGATCGCCT CTGGGCCCCGGAGGAGGACCCGGCAGCCGAGGGGGGTACCACCCCTGTCCCCCGTACACTTCGCAAGAAGCTGGGCACACTCTTTGCCTTCAAGAAGCCTCGTTCAACACGTGGGTCACGACCTGATCTTGAGACCAGCCCTGGAGCAGCTCCCCGCTCTCGAAAAACCACACTCGGGGACTTGCTTCGGCCACCAGCCCGTCCTGGCCGTGGTGAGGAGCCTGCTGGGGCTGAGGGGGGCACCGGCAGCCCAGACCCAACCCGCAGGAGTCGCCCTCGATACACCCGTGAAAGCAAGGCCTACTCCCTGATACTGCTCCCtgctgaggaggaggagacagtggGTGCCAGGCCCGACAAG CGGCGGCCCCTGGAGCGGGGAGACACAGAGCTGGCCCCATCCTTTGAGCAGCGAGTACAAGTGATGCTGCAGAGGATCGGCGTGAGCAGAAGCAGCGGGAGTGCCGAAGGCAAGAGGAAGCAA AGCAAAGATGGAGAGATCAAGAAGGCTGGCTCGGATG GTGACATTATGGACAGTTCCACAGAGGCTCCTCCTATCTCGATCAAGTCCCGCACCCACTCTGTGTCTGCTG ACCCTTCATGCAGACCTGGGTCAGGGAGCCAAGGGCCCGAGTCTGCCACCTGGAAGACACTGGGGCAGCAGCTGAACGCCGAGCTCAGGAGCCGTGGTTGGGGCCGACAGGATGGTCCGGGCCCCCCGTCCCCATGTCCCAGCCCAAGCCCCCGAAGATCCAGCCCCTCCCCAGACAGCCTGGGCCTTCCAGAGGATCCCTGCTTAGGCTCCAGGAATGAAG ATGGCCGGCTGAGGCCGCAGCCCCGCTTGGCAGGGCGACGAGCAGTGTCTGTGCATGAGGACCAGCTCCAGGCCCCTGCTG AACGGCCCCTGAGGCTACAGCGCTCCCCTGTCCTCAAGCGCAGGCCAAAGCTTGAGGCGCCTCCATCTCCAAGCATAG GATCTGGCCTTGAAGCCGAGCCTCTACCCCCCCAGTCTACAGAGCCCTCCAGCCCACCCTCCCCAGCCACAAACCAAAGAGGCGGCGGCCCCAACCCCTGA